A genomic stretch from Coregonus clupeaformis isolate EN_2021a chromosome 23, ASM2061545v1, whole genome shotgun sequence includes:
- the LOC121536294 gene encoding complement C1q-like protein 2 produces MVLALIIAIPLLVQASKTDAHYEMMGTCRMICDPYNPKPSANALEVMQDLSAIPSPAFSHGTKGDPGRPGKPGPRGPPGEPGPPGPRGPPGDRGNSGKPAFPGLTTGESAKGTVSSARTKNGEDRDSAIGGTKIAFYLGLKNPHEGYEVLRFDDVVTNLGNHYDPSTGKFTCQVSGIYYFTYHVLMRGGDGTSMWADLCKNGQVRASAIAQDADQNYDYASNSVVLHLDSGDEIYIKLDGGKAHGGNNNKYSTFSGFILYPD; encoded by the exons ATGGTGTTAGCGCTTATCATAGCGATACCGCTGCTGGTCCAAGCATCCAAGACGGATGCACACTACGAGATGATGGGCACCTGTCGGATGATATGTGATCCATACAACCCCAAACCCAGCGCCAATGCTCTGGAAGTCATGCAGGACCTGAGCGCCATCCCATCCCCGGCGTTCTCGCATGGGACTAAAGGCGATCCGGGTCGGCCGGGGAAACCCGGACCGAGAGGTCCGCCAGGCGAACCGGGTCCACCCGGTCCAAGAGGACCGCCGGGGGACAGGGGGAACTCAGGGAAACCGGCTTTTCCCGGCCTTACCACGGGGGAGTCGGCTAAGGGGACTGTGAGTAGTGCCAGGACAAAGAATGGCGAGGACCGAGACTCCGCAATTGGCGGCACAAAAATCGCATTTTACTTGGGTCTGAAAAACCCCCACGAGGGATACGAGGTGCTAAGGTTCGACGACGTGGTGACAAACCTGGGGAACCATTACGACCCGTCTACCGGCAAGTTCACGTGTCAAGTGTCCGGGATCTACTACTTTACATACCATGTGTTAATGCGCGGAGGCGACGGGACCAGCATGTGGGCAGATTTGTGCAAAAACGGACAG GTCCGCGCCAGTGCGATAGCCCAAGACGCAGACCAGAACTATGACTACGCCAGCAACAGTGTAGTGCTTCATCTAGACTCCGGGGACGAGATCTACATCAAGCTGGACGGAGGCAAGGCGCATGGGGGAAACAACAACAAGTACAGCACGTTTTCCGGTTTCATTTTGTATCCGGACTAA